AAGTATCGCACCTTCAAAACACTTCCCATCTTTAAAGTTTACATCGAATCCACAACCTGTACAGCCTTCTCTACAGTTTTGTGTTAATTCAACTTTTTTAGCCTTTTCATTTTCTATTTCTAAATATTTTCTATTAACTCCAATATCAATGAAATCCCAAGGCAATACTTCATCATAGCTTCTTTCTCTATATGCATAGAAATCAGGACTTAAATTACATTCTTCCATTGATTCCATCCATATATCGAATTTGAAATATTGATTCCAACCATCAAATCTTGCACCTTTTTCAAATGCTTTTATTAATACATCACATAATCTTCTGTCTCCTCTTGCGAAGACAGATTCCATTACTGATGTCTTTTGCTCATGATAATTATAAACTATACACTTAGACTTAATTGAAGCTTTAACCGCCTTAATCTTTTCAGTAACATCTTCAAACTTAGCCATTGGTGCCCATTGGAATGGAGTAAATGGTTTAGGTATTAGTATTGATGTACTAACTGTAAGTCTTAGCCCTTTATTATTATTTACCTTATTAGGAACTTGCTTATATGTATATACAATTTTTTCTGCTAATTCTCCAATGCCTTTGCAGTCTTCTAACTCTTCATATGGAAGACCAACCATAAAGTAAAGCTTTAAAGTCTTCCAACCTGCTTCAAATGCACTTGAAGCCGCTTCTAAAATTTTTTCTTCTGTAAGCCCTTTATTTATTATGTCTCTCATTCTTTGAGATCCAGCTTCTGGAGCAAAAGTTAATCCAGTTTTTCTTACCTTTTGAATATCTTTAAGTAAGTCAACTGAAAAAGCATCAACTCTAATTGAAGGAAGTGCTATACCAACCCTATTATCTTCATGTTCATTTATTAAATCTGTTATTAAACCTTTTATATCTGAATAGTCACAAGTACTTAAAGATGAAAGAGAAATTTCTTCATATCCAGTGCTCTTAACTAATTTTCTTGCAAGTTCTTTTAAATCTTCTCTGGATTTTTCTCTAACTGGTCTATAAATCATACCTGCTTGGCAGAATCTACATCCATTTGTACATCCTCTAAATAATTCTAATACTACTCTATCATGTACAATTTCAGTATAAGGAACTATTATTTCTGTAGGAAAATCTACCTTAGTATAGTTATTAATAATTCTCTTTCTTACAGTCTTCGGAACATCTTCATACTTTGGCTTAAATTCTTTTATTGTATTATCTTCATTATAAATAACATCATATAATGAAGGCACATATATCCCTTGAATTTTAGATATTTCTCTTAAGAATTCTTTCTTATTCCATTTATCTTTATAATTCTTATAAACCTCTAAAACATCGTCCATCATTTCTTCACCTTCACCAATTTCAAAGAAATCAACGATGTCATAAAGTGGCTCTGGATTATATGCACAAGGTCCTCCAGCCATAACTAAAGGTTCATCTTCTCCTCTTTCTGATGCTCTTAAGGTAACCCCTGATAAGTCAAGCATATTTAAAATGTTTGTATAGCTCATTTCATATTGAAGAGTGAACCCTAAAATATCAAATTCTTTTAAAGAATCTTTAGTCTCCAATGTAAATAATGGGATATTATTTTTTCTCATTTGCTCTTCCATATCTGGCCATGGTGCAAATGCTCTTTCACAATATGTATCTTGTCTTTGATTTATAGTATGATAAAGTATTCTGCTCCCTAAATGAGACATTCCAACTTCATAAACGTCTGGAAAGCAAAATGCAAATCTTATGTCAACTTCTTTTGGGTCTTTAACAACTTCATTTAATTCCCCACCTGTATATCTACTTGGCTTTTCAACCTTAAATAAGATATCGTCTGAAATTTTGTTCATCAGTAAATTTCCTCCTTAATAATAAAGGAAGTATAAAACTAATTGTTATACTTCCTTATTTACTCTCACTATTCTAACACAATTAATTGTTATTGTGAATTTCTTCGTTGAAATTCTTAGTTATTTTAGTCAGTTTACAGTTAGTGTAGAAATTCCTTTAAGAATATCTACACTAACTTAATTCAAGAAAAGCCAGAGGCTTTTCATCCTCAGCTCTTAACTCCTAACTCCTTCACACTGCTGTGCTTAATATCAAGCGCCAATAAAATTATTGAAAGCCATACATTAATTCCAAATACAAAACCGAATACTCCATAAAGCTTAAGTTTATAGAAAAGATCTCCAGCAAAAGAATTAAACAATACATCAATTTCTTTTGGGTTAAGTAAATCCATTTGTCTAAGTGTTATATCCCTTAGATCAACTTCCTGCACTACTGGTATAATGTGTTCATTTGTTGAATATAAACCTATTTCTATTGTCTTATTTAATAAATAATCCTTAGTTTCATCTGAAATAAAATCAAAGCCATCATCTACTGCATTATTGATAATTTGATTAATAATAAGCATATTTCTTTCCTTAATTTCATTATTGCCAAAAATATTTTTAATAACATTATTAATATCCTTATTTAATAAATCCATATTAACGAACTCTTCAATTGATAATTTTGAAATTGTATTTTTATGAATATTTTCTAGAAGTCTATTTAGATACTTCTTAGTTTCTTTACTTAAAGTAACTAAATTTAAAATGTTACCCATACTTTTTTCAATTTCTATTGCTTTTATTTCATTAAAAATTATGGAATTATCACAGTTTAATAATGGTACAATAATTTCTTCCTTTAAAAATCCACTTAATTCTTTCGATAATACTGTATTATTATTTTTAATATTATTGTAAATATCCTCTTCGATAATTCTAAATTCATTATTAAATTTATTATATATTAATTCTAAACTATTTAAATTGCATGGCTTAAGGTAATCAACAATAGGTGTTGAACTTATAGACTCTAGTATTAGTTTTACACCCCTACTAATATATTCTTTTGATTCAATATTTCTATTTAGCTTATCAGAAATATTATCCATTATTATAGCTATATTAAAATCATCCGCTTTAATTTTTAAACTACTCATTTTCACAAGATATATACTGTTTTTAAATGCAGCCTTTGCTACCTCTACCATACTATCAGTTTCATACTTAAACATTATTGGTAGTTTTTCACTCAATATTATTTCTACAACTCTTCCTGCTATTTCATCTCCACCAAAACTTGCATAAGCTATCTTTTCAAAGAAATTTAATCCATCTTTAATTGTTTCTTGAACCTCTAGTGTGATTTCAAATTTATATTTTTGTAAATAAGTTAATACTTTATTGGAAGCTAAATTAGTTAATGGATATAAATTGTCCTCGATTAAAGTTTTTATT
The window above is part of the Clostridium saccharoperbutylacetonicum N1-4(HMT) genome. Proteins encoded here:
- a CDS encoding TIGR03960 family B12-binding radical SAM protein, translating into MNKISDDILFKVEKPSRYTGGELNEVVKDPKEVDIRFAFCFPDVYEVGMSHLGSRILYHTINQRQDTYCERAFAPWPDMEEQMRKNNIPLFTLETKDSLKEFDILGFTLQYEMSYTNILNMLDLSGVTLRASERGEDEPLVMAGGPCAYNPEPLYDIVDFFEIGEGEEMMDDVLEVYKNYKDKWNKKEFLREISKIQGIYVPSLYDVIYNEDNTIKEFKPKYEDVPKTVRKRIINNYTKVDFPTEIIVPYTEIVHDRVVLELFRGCTNGCRFCQAGMIYRPVREKSREDLKELARKLVKSTGYEEISLSSLSTCDYSDIKGLITDLINEHEDNRVGIALPSIRVDAFSVDLLKDIQKVRKTGLTFAPEAGSQRMRDIINKGLTEEKILEAASSAFEAGWKTLKLYFMVGLPYEELEDCKGIGELAEKIVYTYKQVPNKVNNNKGLRLTVSTSILIPKPFTPFQWAPMAKFEDVTEKIKAVKASIKSKCIVYNYHEQKTSVMESVFARGDRRLCDVLIKAFEKGARFDGWNQYFKFDIWMESMEECNLSPDFYAYRERSYDEVLPWDFIDIGVNRKYLEIENEKAKKVELTQNCREGCTGCGFDVNFKDGKCFEGAILN